The following are from one region of the Desulfofundulus luciae genome:
- the hemB gene encoding porphobilinogen synthase: MAFPITRPRRLRVKENIRRLVRETCLTVDDLIYPLFVTHGRGVQSPVEAMPGVYNLSPDMLLEEAARVVDLGIPGILLFGIPREKDETAREAYDDEGIVQQAVRAIKKEFPELVVITDVCLCEYTSHGHCGVVEQGRILNDPTLELLACTALSHARAGADMVAPSDMMDGRVAAIRRALDEAGYQDVSIMSYAAKYASAYYGPFREAVGSAPQFGDRRSYQMDPPNAREALREIALDIEEGADIIMVKPALAYLDIVRQARDAFNYPVAVYNVSGEYAMVKAAALRGWIDERRVVLETLTGMKRAGADIIITYHAKDVARWLREG; this comes from the coding sequence GTGGCCTTTCCCATAACCCGTCCCCGCCGCCTGCGGGTGAAGGAAAACATCCGCCGCCTGGTGCGGGAAACCTGCCTGACGGTAGACGACCTTATCTACCCGCTTTTTGTCACCCACGGCCGGGGGGTTCAAAGCCCCGTGGAAGCCATGCCCGGGGTATATAATCTTTCCCCGGATATGCTCCTGGAAGAAGCAGCCCGGGTGGTCGATCTGGGCATACCCGGCATTCTCCTTTTCGGCATTCCCCGGGAAAAAGATGAAACAGCACGGGAAGCTTATGACGATGAGGGGATTGTGCAGCAGGCCGTGCGGGCAATTAAAAAGGAGTTCCCCGAACTGGTGGTCATTACCGACGTCTGCCTCTGTGAATACACCAGCCACGGCCACTGTGGAGTGGTAGAACAGGGACGCATTCTCAACGACCCGACCCTTGAGCTCCTGGCCTGTACGGCCCTTTCCCACGCCCGGGCCGGAGCCGACATGGTAGCTCCTTCCGACATGATGGACGGCCGGGTGGCCGCCATCCGCCGTGCCCTGGACGAAGCCGGTTATCAGGATGTATCCATCATGTCCTATGCAGCCAAGTATGCGTCGGCCTATTATGGCCCCTTCCGGGAAGCAGTGGGCTCGGCACCCCAGTTCGGGGACCGCCGCTCCTACCAGATGGACCCCCCCAATGCCCGGGAGGCCCTGCGGGAGATAGCCCTGGATATTGAAGAAGGGGCCGACATTATCATGGTCAAGCCTGCCCTGGCCTACCTGGATATTGTCCGGCAGGCCCGGGATGCTTTTAACTACCCCGTAGCAGTTTATAACGTCAGCGGGGAATATGCCATGGTTAAGGCTGCGGCCCTGCGGGGCTGGATTGACGAGCGCCGGGTTGTCCTGGAAACCCTCACCGGAATGAAACGGGCCGGGGCCGACATTATCATCACTTACCACGCCAAGGACGTGGCCCGCTGGTTACGAGAAGGTTAG